A region from the Triticum aestivum cultivar Chinese Spring chromosome 3D, IWGSC CS RefSeq v2.1, whole genome shotgun sequence genome encodes:
- the LOC123077810 gene encoding uncharacterized protein isoform X1, with translation MDAGELEVFDAGRCTDGYQLGLAVGQRFSETIRSRMQVDLFLQEQLLPFASTAAGKQLLAALQATNRERYPRYWDELVGMADGSGVPLLHVILVNLRKEIRPFIPKKDHERREEEDDDCSDILMVSESTAFAAHNEDANVALLGHTYVVKATSPDGASSFTAYTYAGELPTCAFGFNSNGVVRVLYAPLRPARRTRLDCHDPCCISTCSGLHARLGSAGDRRGRRGGHRPELRVAGPAGGERPRRRDAQGVLAGRLDRALLQPDGRQSPAHRHRRDRLPEPVRRPRDRPGAFLPREHVPPSPSGAGAGRELHEQGEESGAVRDGLQGEGARGARRHGRRQVPDLYDRANAVYSMHRLG, from the exons ATGGACGCCGGCGAGCTGGAGGTCTTCGACGCCGGCCGTTGCACCGACGGATATCAGCTGGGCCTCGCCGTGGGGCAGCGATTCAGCGAGACGATCAGGAGCAGGATGCAAGTGGACCTCTTCCTGCAGGAGCAGCTGCTGCCGTTCGCGTCCACGGCGGCGGGCAAGCAGCTCCTCGCCGCTCTCCAGGCCACCAACAGGGAGAGGTACCCCCGGTACTGGGACGAGCTGGTGGGCATGGCGGACGGCAGTGGGGTTCCTCTCCTGCAC GTGATTCTGGTCAACCTGAGGAAGGAGATTCGTCCGTTCATCCCAAAGAAGGACCACGAacggagagaggaggaggacgacgactgctcCGACATCCTGATGGTGAGCGAGTCGACGGCGTTCGCGGCGCACAACGAAGACGCCAACGTCGCGCTGCTCGGCCACAC CTACGTGGTGAAGGCGACGTCGCCGGACGGCGCATCCTCCTTCACCGCCTACACCTACGCCGGCGAGCTCCCGACCTGCGCCTTCGGGTTCAACAGCAACGGAGTGGTACGTGTACTGTACGCCCCCCTCAGACCAGCCAGACGCACGCGACTGGACTGTCACGATCCTTGCTGCATTTCGACATGTTCAGGCCTTCACGCTCGACTCGGTTCCGCCGGCGATCGGCGAGGTCGCCGCGGGGGCCATCGCCCTGAACTTCGTGTCGCGGGACCTGCTGGAGGCGAGAGACCTCGACGACGCGATGCACAGGGTGTGCTCGCCGGGCGTCTCGATCGGGCACTGCTACAACCTGATGGGCGTCAGAGCCCGGCGCATCGTCACCGTCGAGACCGCCTCCCGGAACCGGTTCGCCGTCCACGAGACCGGCCCGGTGCCTTCCTTCCACGCGAACATGTACCGCCATCTCCAAGTGGAGCAG GTGCAGGACGAGAACTCCATGAGCAGGGAGAGGAGAGCGGCGCAGTGCGCGATGGACTCCAAGGAGAAGGCGCTCGCGGTGCTCGGAGACACGGCCGACGACAAGTACCCGATCTTTATGACAG GGCCAACGCTGTATACTCTATGCACCGTCTTGGTTGA
- the LOC123077810 gene encoding uncharacterized protein isoform X2 has protein sequence MDAGELEVFDAGRCTDGYQLGLAVGQRFSETIRSRMQVDLFLQEQLLPFASTAAGKQLLAALQATNRERYPRYWDELVGMADGSGVPLLHVILVNLRKEIRPFIPKKDHERREEEDDDCSDILMVSESTAFAAHNEDANVALLGHTYVVKATSPDGASSFTAYTYAGELPTCAFGFNSNGVAFTLDSVPPAIGEVAAGAIALNFVSRDLLEARDLDDAMHRVCSPGVSIGHCYNLMGVRARRIVTVETASRNRFAVHETGPVPSFHANMYRHLQVEQVQDENSMSRERRAAQCAMDSKEKALAVLGDTADDKYPIFMTGPTLYTLCTVLVDLDEETMTIYRGNPKNRDAVRVVLPMM, from the exons ATGGACGCCGGCGAGCTGGAGGTCTTCGACGCCGGCCGTTGCACCGACGGATATCAGCTGGGCCTCGCCGTGGGGCAGCGATTCAGCGAGACGATCAGGAGCAGGATGCAAGTGGACCTCTTCCTGCAGGAGCAGCTGCTGCCGTTCGCGTCCACGGCGGCGGGCAAGCAGCTCCTCGCCGCTCTCCAGGCCACCAACAGGGAGAGGTACCCCCGGTACTGGGACGAGCTGGTGGGCATGGCGGACGGCAGTGGGGTTCCTCTCCTGCAC GTGATTCTGGTCAACCTGAGGAAGGAGATTCGTCCGTTCATCCCAAAGAAGGACCACGAacggagagaggaggaggacgacgactgctcCGACATCCTGATGGTGAGCGAGTCGACGGCGTTCGCGGCGCACAACGAAGACGCCAACGTCGCGCTGCTCGGCCACAC CTACGTGGTGAAGGCGACGTCGCCGGACGGCGCATCCTCCTTCACCGCCTACACCTACGCCGGCGAGCTCCCGACCTGCGCCTTCGGGTTCAACAGCAACGGAGTG GCCTTCACGCTCGACTCGGTTCCGCCGGCGATCGGCGAGGTCGCCGCGGGGGCCATCGCCCTGAACTTCGTGTCGCGGGACCTGCTGGAGGCGAGAGACCTCGACGACGCGATGCACAGGGTGTGCTCGCCGGGCGTCTCGATCGGGCACTGCTACAACCTGATGGGCGTCAGAGCCCGGCGCATCGTCACCGTCGAGACCGCCTCCCGGAACCGGTTCGCCGTCCACGAGACCGGCCCGGTGCCTTCCTTCCACGCGAACATGTACCGCCATCTCCAAGTGGAGCAG GTGCAGGACGAGAACTCCATGAGCAGGGAGAGGAGAGCGGCGCAGTGCGCGATGGACTCCAAGGAGAAGGCGCTCGCGGTGCTCGGAGACACGGCCGACGACAAGTACCCGATCTTTATGACAG GGCCAACGCTGTATACTCTATGCACCGTCTTGGTTGATCTCGACGAGGAGACGATGACCATTTACAGGGGAAATCCCAAGAACAGAGATGCCGTTCGAGTAGTTCTTCCTATGATGTGA